CCAGCCCGGCGGTGGAAAACGTCTGGTGGTACCGGGCGCTCAGCGCGAAACACAGCAGCGCGGGATCGTTCAGCTGCCGGGCAATCTGTTCCGCTTCAACGGCCTCCGCCAGCCGGTCCGCCGTGCCGCGGGATTCCATCGCAATGGTGGCCAGCAGCCGCGCCCGCACCCGGGCAGAGGCCCCGGAGGGCAGGATCCGCAGCGTCCGCAACGCGGCGTCGACGACGGCGGCCGACTGTGCGGGATCGTCAGAACGGGTCCAGCTCCCGGGCACCTCAAAGCCGCCGATCACGCGCGCCGCCAGCTCCGGATCGCCGAACTGCTCGGCGGCGGCAATGGCCGCCAGCCGCTGCTCCGCCGCCAACCGGACAGATCCGGACACCGCCAGCACCGGCAATAGGCCGGCCACACTCTCCAGCTGTGCACGTGTGCCGGTTCCCGAAGCGGCGGCGGCGGTCCGCGCCAGGAGCGAGCCGCCGTCGTCGGGCGCCGCGTCCGCACCGGGCACCGGCCCGGACGCCAGATCCAGCGCCGGATCCTGGCGCAGGATGCGCTGTTCCAACTCGGCCAGCCGGTGCCCGGGGTCCAGGCCCAAATCCTGCCGCAGCGTCGCGCGGGCCCGGGCCAGCAGGGCGAGGGCGTCGGCCTGCCGTGCCGTGCGGTAGAGCGCCAGCGCGAGCAGCCGCCAGCCCTCTTCGCGCCACGGATGCTCGCCGATATGCGCATCCAGCAGGGCAAGCACCTCCTGCGGCCGGTCCAGCTCCAGCCGGGCGTCCGCCAGCTGCTCCACCGTAGTTGCCCGCAATTCCGCGATCCGCGCCCGTTCGGCCATTGCCCACGGACGGGTGCCGAACTCTTCGAAGGCGGTGCCGCGCCACTGCCCCAGCGCCGCGGCCAACACCCGTTCGCGTGCTGCCGGCTCCAGTCCTGCCGCGGCCTCCGCATCCTGTTCAACCCGCCAGAGGTCGACGTCGTCCGCCCCCAGCCGCAGCGAATACCCGCTGCCGACGGTGAGCAGGACCGCCGGGGGAGTGCGGGGCAGGCGGTCCGGCTCCAGGATCCGGCGCAGCTCGCCGATGAAGGTGCGGACGGCTCCCACGGCGCCGGACGGAGCGTCCTCCCACAACTCATCGACCAGCCGCTGGGTGGAAACGGTGCGGCCGCGGGCGGCCGCCAGGATGCCGAGCAGTTCACGGTGCCGGGCTTTGGACAGGCGCAGCGGGGTGCCGGCGAGCTCGGCGCCGATGGGGCCAAGAACGCGGATCCACAGCTTACTCACCAGCTGATTCTAGTAGGCGCGGCCGCGCGCTGATTGGGCGCTGATCGGGGCGGGGGAGTGTGGTTGCAACGCCCGCGCTACGCCACGCACCGACACGACGCACCACACGAAGGAGCACCACCCATGGACCTGCAGCTCACCGGAAAGACCGCGTTCATCAGCGGTTCCACCGAAGGGATCGGCTACGCCGCCGCCAGGACGCTGGCCCGCGAGGGTGTGGGCGTGACGCTCAACGGCCGGGACGCCGCACGGCTGGCCGCCGCGGTTCAAACCCTGCAGCGCGAGGTCCCGGGAGCGGCGGTGGACGGTGTGGCGGCCGACTTCGCCGTGCCCTACGACGTCGAGCGGCTCTGCGCGGAACTGTCCGACGTCGACATCCTCATCAACAATGTCGGCCTCTTCGAACTGAAATCGTTTACGGAGATCACCGCCGACGAGTGGCATCGGTATTTCGAGGTCAACACCCTGAGCGGGGCGCAGCTCGCCCGCCGGCTGATGCCGGCCATGCTGGCCCGCGGCTGGGGCCGGGTGGTCTTCATCAGCAGCGAATCCGGCGTCAACGTGCCGGCCGACATGATCCACTACGGTGCGTCCAAAGCCGCCATGCTCGCCCTGGGCAACGGGCTGGCGAAACTCACCAAAGGCACCGGCGTGACTGTGAACTCGGTCTTGGGCGGGCCCACGTATTCCGACGGCGTGGCCCGCACCGTTCAGGCCCTGGCCGCCTCGACCGGGCAGTCCGAGGAGGCCATGAAGCAGGCGATCATCGGGACGAACTCGACCTCGCTGCTGGAGCGCTTTATCGAGCCCGAAGAGATTGCCGCGATGGTGGCGTTCCTGGCCAGCCCGGTCGCTTCCGCAACAAACGGCGCCGCGGTGCGCGTGGACGGGGGAGTGCTGACCGCGGTGGTCTAGGAAACGGCGGATGAATGCGGTCGTTCTGCTACCTTTGGTACATAAATGAACGTATCTCTTCGCTCAGCAGGCTTCAGTCTGCCGCCAGAATGGAGCAGGACCCCATGCCGCACGTCATGGCCACTGGTTCCGGAGTAGCCCTGAACCTCATACGATCCGGGCGAGCCACTTCAAGACGGAGCCTAAGGGATGAACTCGGCTGGTCCAGGATCACGCTGGAACGGCGACTCAAAGAACTGCTTGAGTCGTCAATCATCATCAGTGTGGGACCGTCAGACTCTCAGGGAGGGCGGCCGCCTGAAGAGTTTGCAGTAAATCCGAGTGCGGGCCTGCTGCTTGCCATGGATATCGGCGGCTCACACACGAGACTGGCCATTACCGACTTGACCTCAAACGTGTTGAGCGAGGATGAGGCTGACATTGGTCCGAGCCAGGGACCGGATGACATCTTTGATTGGGCGGGTCAGGTGTTCGATCACATGCTGGCTCGGCTTGGAAAAACCCATCAAGACGTGGTCGGCGTCGGAGTTGGCGTTCCCGGGCCTGTGGACCGTGAAACTGGGCGTCTTGGGACACCACAGGTTGATGCGCAGTGGGAAGGCGTGCTCGTTCAGGAGTTCTTTGCGAAAAGGTATGCGCACGCCATCTTTGCAGTTGATCGGGACGTTAACATTCTGGCCCTGGCGGAAGCGCGTCGCGGCTGGCGGGAGTACACAGACGTTGTCGTAGTCAAGGCAGGCATCGGGTTGGGCTCGGCGTTCGTACTCAACGGCTCCATCTATCACGGGTACCGCGGCGGGGCGGGAGACCTAAGTTATCCGCCGAAGCGGGCGGGGAGGCTCCAGCGCCTGGAAGAGGTGGCCAGCGGCGGCGTGATCCGCGAGGAATTACGCTCCCGCGGATACAAAGTCAGGACGAGCAAAGACATTGTGAATCTTGCCCGTGTGGGCGATCGAGAGGTTCTGAGGCTTCTCTCGGAAACGGGGTCAGTTATTGGGGAGGCTCTCGCTGACGTTGTGGGGTTGCTGAATCCTCAAGCGGTTGTAGTAGGCGGCAACTTGGCAGAAGCGGGCGAAGCGTTTCTGGCGAGCATCCGCGAGGCGATTTTTGCCGGAGCTAGGGACTATGCCTTGGCCGGGCTCGTCGTCGAGCCTTCCCGCCTGGGGGCAATTGCCGGCGTCACCGGGGCATCGCTGATTGCACAGGATGCCCTCTTTGCTCCCGACAGAATCAGCAAATTGACCCGAGATGCCGTGAAGAGCGATTAGCGCACTCCGAGGCCTAAGCGCCCCGTCAGTGCCCTTGCGATAACAACACGCCCTTTGGTCTATTTATAGGCGAAAGGGCGGACGAGGTTGTAGGGTGACTTGAGACACAGTCGGTATCCGCTGGTGTCGTAGACATTTTTCACTGACGAAAGAATGATCGTGGCCCTAGATTTGGCGGAAGCCGTATGTTCCATCGCGACGAAAGCAACCGCAGCTAATTGGCGGGATGCCATTCGGTTGGCCGGCGAGGGGCTGGTTGCAGGCGGGGCGGCAACGGATGAGTACACCGCGCAGATGATTGATGCGGTCGAGGTTCATGGACCCTATATCGTGATTGCGCCCGGCATTGCGCTCGCGCACGCACGCCCATCTGAAGCTGTTCTTCAGGGCGGGCTGAGCTGGGTAAGTCTGGAGCAACCTGTTGAGTTCGGGCATTCGAAAAACGATCCGGTTTCCCTGGTTATCGGTTTGGCTGCGGTGGACCACACAACCCATATTGACGTTTTGAGGGCCTTGGCCGGTGTCCTCTCCCAGAAGGACATCCTCAATCAGCTGGTAGCCGTCACCACGGCAGATGAACTGCGCTCGCTTCTCAGCAAGGCCTCTTCGATTTAGACCTTTTCAACCAACCCCAACGAAAGGCTCCACCATGAAGATCGTTGCAGTGTGTGGCATGGGTATCGGCACTTCGGTGCTGCTCAAAATGAACGCAGAAAAAGTGCTATCCAAGCTTGGCATCGACGCTGATGTTGAAGCAGCAGATCTGGGAGTTGCCAAGGGTGCGGCTCAGACTGCGCAGATTGTGCTCACCTCAGAAGAGCTGGCCACCGAGCTTGGCGAAGTCCCGGCACGCGTGATTATCATCGACAACTTTTTTGACACCGATGAGATCACCGCGAAGCTCACAGAAGCCATCCAGTAGCCTGGTCCCAACACCTCGAAAGGACTCGCTGCCATGGAGTGGCTCGTAGTCGTACTAAATTTTATCGGGCAACAAATTCTGAATGTGCCCGCTTATCTCATCGGCATTATTACCGCTATCGGTTTGATGGCATTACGCCGGAATTCAGGACAGGTTATTGGTGGAGCGCTCAAAGCAGCCATCGGTTTCCTCATTCTGGGTGCCGGGGCAACAGTCGTCACCGGGTCCTTGGATCCGCTCGGCCGTCTCATCCTTGAGGTTACAGGTGCGCAGGGAGTCATTCCCACTAATGAAGTGATCACCGCAATGGCCCAGGAGCAGTTCGGTGCCCAGAGCGCTTACGTGCTCACGCTGGGCTTCCTGGTGATGCTCGTGCTTGCCCGTTTCACTCCCCTGAAGTACGTATTCCTCACCGGGCATCACATGGTGTTTATGGCAACCATGTTGACGGTTGTCCTGTCCGTCGGGTTCGGTGAAAAGCTCGGCTGGCTCGTGGTCTTGATCGGTGCTGTTTTGCTCGGCGTGATCATGGTTGTCATGCCTGCGTTCCTGCACCCTTGGACGAAGAAGATCACGGGGAATGACTCCATTGCCATCGGACACTTTGGGTCGCTGGGCTATCTGGCCGCCGGTGCCGCAGGGCAGGCCGCTGGGCGCCGCAGTAAGTCGACTGAGGACATCAAGTTTCCCCAGAGCCTGAAGTTCCTTCGCGACTCAATGGTGGCGACGTCCCTGTCCATGGTTCTCATCTACATGGTGTTTACCATTTGGGGGCTCATCGCCCTGCCCACGGATGAGGCCCTGGCTATTTTTGATGTTCCCGACGCCGGAGCATTCATCATGGCAGGCTTCGCTCAAGCACTGCAGTTCGGCGTAGGTGTGGCCATCATTCTGTACGGTGTGCGCACTGTCTTGGGCGAACTCATTCCCGCCTTCCAGGGTATTGCGGAGAAGGTCGTGCCGGGAGCAAGGCCAGCGCTGGATATCCCGATTGTCTTCCCCTTTGGTGCCAATGCCGTTCTTATTGGTTTCCTCAGTTCCTTCGCAGGCGGCCTCATCGCTCTCGGACTGCTCGCAGTCTGGCTCAACCCGGCCTTCGGGCTTGCGCTGATCCTGCCCGGCATGGTCCCCCACTTCTTTACCGGCGGTGGAGCCGGCGTTTACGGCAATGCCACCGGTGGGCGGCGTGGTGCGGTTCTTGGCGGATTCGTGAATGGAGTCATCATCACCATCCTGCCGGCCATCCTGCTGCTGGTGCTCGGTGACTTCGGCCTGTCGAACAGCACATTCGGTGACGCTGACTTTGGTTGGTTCGGCAGCCTGATCGGTGTGAGCCTGCGGGGCGGAACCGCGCTTGGAGCCATCCTGACGGTCATTATTGCCATCGTCCTCGTTACCGCAGCAATCGTGTTCCAAGTCAAGGTCGTAGACCGAGGCTGGGTTCCCGGCGCAAAGCGGGACGCATGGCTGGCCGAAGAAAAAGCTGCAGAGAACGAGCGGATCGCCCGCGCGAAAGAAAAAGCTGCAGAGAGCGAGCGGATCGCCCCCGGGACGGAAACCGCTGCTCACTGATCCGGCACTGTGATCACCATTTGATGTGACGCGTCTTATGTGATGCCAAGCCAATTCGCGCTGCATCCCGTCGTGAGTCTGCCGGGAGCGCCGACTCCCGGCAGACTCATTTTTTGTGCATGGCACAAGCGAACAATCAGGAGTTTGGTATGTCTACCTCACCTTTGACCGGCACTGAGGACGCGATCCGTGACTCACGTGCTGATATGCAGGTTCCGACAAAACCGGCCCTCACGTTTCAGGGTGTAGGAGTATCTGCGGGACGTGTTGTGGGTCCGGTGCAACAAATGCCCAAGCCCGTACAGGAGCCCCCCGCCGGCGGGCAGGGCGCTTCCATCCTCGACGCGGAAGCTGCTGAGCTTCGACTCCGAGCAGCGGCAAAAGCGGTTCAAACGCAG
This Arthrobacter sp. zg-Y20 DNA region includes the following protein-coding sequences:
- a CDS encoding BTAD domain-containing putative transcriptional regulator gives rise to the protein MSKLWIRVLGPIGAELAGTPLRLSKARHRELLGILAAARGRTVSTQRLVDELWEDAPSGAVGAVRTFIGELRRILEPDRLPRTPPAVLLTVGSGYSLRLGADDVDLWRVEQDAEAAAGLEPAARERVLAAALGQWRGTAFEEFGTRPWAMAERARIAELRATTVEQLADARLELDRPQEVLALLDAHIGEHPWREEGWRLLALALYRTARQADALALLARARATLRQDLGLDPGHRLAELEQRILRQDPALDLASGPVPGADAAPDDGGSLLARTAAAASGTGTRAQLESVAGLLPVLAVSGSVRLAAEQRLAAIAAAEQFGDPELAARVIGGFEVPGSWTRSDDPAQSAAVVDAALRTLRILPSGASARVRARLLATIAMESRGTADRLAEAVEAEQIARQLNDPALLCFALSARYHQTFSTAGLAAERAAIGAEIVALAVEAELPTFEIQGRLIRMQALCALDDLAAAEQEADLIDALAARFDRGLATVFTGWFRWTFLQGPRPPDGEEMPGFRTGLPALAELTAAVRAGTELPDGDFGPHEPWVRPLLLARSGRLAQARAALDVLPGPPRDLLLEVFWFLTGLAAVETGHRDAVRRARSALLPAAGERAAGSAAIDLGPIRLLLERLR
- a CDS encoding SDR family NAD(P)-dependent oxidoreductase; translated protein: MDLQLTGKTAFISGSTEGIGYAAARTLAREGVGVTLNGRDAARLAAAVQTLQREVPGAAVDGVAADFAVPYDVERLCAELSDVDILINNVGLFELKSFTEITADEWHRYFEVNTLSGAQLARRLMPAMLARGWGRVVFISSESGVNVPADMIHYGASKAAMLALGNGLAKLTKGTGVTVNSVLGGPTYSDGVARTVQALAASTGQSEEAMKQAIIGTNSTSLLERFIEPEEIAAMVAFLASPVASATNGAAVRVDGGVLTAVV
- a CDS encoding ROK family protein, whose translation is MPHVMATGSGVALNLIRSGRATSRRSLRDELGWSRITLERRLKELLESSIIISVGPSDSQGGRPPEEFAVNPSAGLLLAMDIGGSHTRLAITDLTSNVLSEDEADIGPSQGPDDIFDWAGQVFDHMLARLGKTHQDVVGVGVGVPGPVDRETGRLGTPQVDAQWEGVLVQEFFAKRYAHAIFAVDRDVNILALAEARRGWREYTDVVVVKAGIGLGSAFVLNGSIYHGYRGGAGDLSYPPKRAGRLQRLEEVASGGVIREELRSRGYKVRTSKDIVNLARVGDREVLRLLSETGSVIGEALADVVGLLNPQAVVVGGNLAEAGEAFLASIREAIFAGARDYALAGLVVEPSRLGAIAGVTGASLIAQDALFAPDRISKLTRDAVKSD
- a CDS encoding PTS sugar transporter subunit IIA — encoded protein: MALDLAEAVCSIATKATAANWRDAIRLAGEGLVAGGAATDEYTAQMIDAVEVHGPYIVIAPGIALAHARPSEAVLQGGLSWVSLEQPVEFGHSKNDPVSLVIGLAAVDHTTHIDVLRALAGVLSQKDILNQLVAVTTADELRSLLSKASSI
- a CDS encoding PTS sugar transporter subunit IIB — protein: MKIVAVCGMGIGTSVLLKMNAEKVLSKLGIDADVEAADLGVAKGAAQTAQIVLTSEELATELGEVPARVIIIDNFFDTDEITAKLTEAIQ
- a CDS encoding PTS ascorbate transporter subunit IIC; amino-acid sequence: MEWLVVVLNFIGQQILNVPAYLIGIITAIGLMALRRNSGQVIGGALKAAIGFLILGAGATVVTGSLDPLGRLILEVTGAQGVIPTNEVITAMAQEQFGAQSAYVLTLGFLVMLVLARFTPLKYVFLTGHHMVFMATMLTVVLSVGFGEKLGWLVVLIGAVLLGVIMVVMPAFLHPWTKKITGNDSIAIGHFGSLGYLAAGAAGQAAGRRSKSTEDIKFPQSLKFLRDSMVATSLSMVLIYMVFTIWGLIALPTDEALAIFDVPDAGAFIMAGFAQALQFGVGVAIILYGVRTVLGELIPAFQGIAEKVVPGARPALDIPIVFPFGANAVLIGFLSSFAGGLIALGLLAVWLNPAFGLALILPGMVPHFFTGGGAGVYGNATGGRRGAVLGGFVNGVIITILPAILLLVLGDFGLSNSTFGDADFGWFGSLIGVSLRGGTALGAILTVIIAIVLVTAAIVFQVKVVDRGWVPGAKRDAWLAEEKAAENERIARAKEKAAESERIAPGTETAAH